aaatgattatggtgtgtttaaaattctttcattaattactacatattttttatactcacaatgtttgccagctcgctatataatcaacttaaatcagttaaatccatcatgtaatgcatttccttcctattttttgtgataaactaatagataattgactaaataaacatcctacaaagtttcaataaaaatttccaagtttttcttacaatttcatgggtttttattcattttttatcgatatcgataatatcccgatatttccatcgatatttccgtgtttttggactaccgatatttctgatatcatcgatattttatatctTGGTTGTATTCTAGATCTACAGAGGATTGCTCAAAGAATGCCAGATGCTTTTATTGATCTAGCAAACGTGACTAGCGTACGCCATACCATCGCATAAGAAGGATGAGCCGTCCCCTAAGGAGCATCGGCAACACCTCCCAAGTGGCCCGATACACTGGCAACTAGCTAATCATCAGTTCCTACCTTAAAGCGAGACcctttggttcaaaggattcacaacatGGAAGAGAAAAACCGCACAAACTAGTAAACCTAGTATGAATCTGAACATTGCTGACTCAACCGTTCCAACatatgaggttattctagattacggtgacGTATTTAGATAAGATGAGTTGGCCTCTCGAGAATCGTGCGATTTCAGTCCATTATCCagttttggataaggtttggaATCAAAGTGAGATGATAGTCTACGATGCCTTTGCATACACAATAGCTACTGATATCATGCTTAGCAATGACATTAAGCCACATTCCATTGATGAGTGTTGACGTAGAACTAACtagtcaaactggaaacaagcaatcatTATTAAACCTAATTCTCTTCCGAAACGCAAGGTGTTTGGACTCATAGCTTCCACGCATGTGTGCTACAAGGGGGTTTTCATAAgcaagcgtaatgagaagaatgaaataatgCGATAAAAAGCACGCCTCGTAGCGTAAGACTTCTCTTAACATcctgggattgattacgaggacACGTGTTCTCCCGTACTGGACGTTGTTACGTTTtactaccttatcagtttgataGTTCCCAAAAAAATGAATATATAGCTTATAGACGTGATAACCGTGTATCTTTATGGAAAACTTGATACAAAAATCTCATGAAAGTTCCAGAGAGACATACATTGATTGGGCCAAATAGTTCTAAACCATGGAACACCTTCTTGATTCAAATGAGAAGATCACTCTACATATTGAAACGATCCAGATGGATGTAGTATAActgtctgagtgaatatttgataagtcaaggttatgtgaacaatgaactatgcccatgcgtatttattaagaagtcacattcggaatttgcgattgttgcagtttatgtcgacgaTGTGAATCTCATTGGGACTCCTGaggagcttgagaaaactacgGCTCACTTGAAATCGAAAttcgagatgaaagatcttgggaaaactagaTATTGCCTCAACCTAGAGATCGAGCACTGTTTGGATGGAATCATAGTACTCTTATGGTAGTTCGTACTTTAGATGCAAAACAAGATCCTTTTTATCCTAAggaagatgaggaagagattttggagccctAGGTTCtctacctaagtgcaattggttctttattgtacttggctcaatgcactagacctgacatctTATTCGTTGtaaatcttttggcaagatacaacaATGTGCCTACACGTAGACACTGAAAATGGGTTAATGACATTTTTCGCTACCTTAAGGGTACGATGGATTTGGGTTTGTTCTGTACCCATGATCAAAAGGAGCCACATCCCCCATCggtcatcgggttgattctcgccttgtgtGGTTATGCTAAGTAGGTTATTTATCTGACCCGCACTGGGCACGTTCTTAAACGGGTTACatttttaccgttggagacaccataatttcttggaggtctaccaagcaatcATTAGTTAGgacttcttcgaaccatgctAAGATTCTAACCTTACATGAAGCCTTGcgtgaatgcttttggttgagagttgtcatggaacatattcgaagtATTAGTGGTCTTTCTACCGTCATTAACCTTCCTATAATaatttttgaagacaacgctGCATGTATCGATCAACTGAAGAAGGGATACATAAAGGGAGataacaccaagcacattgcgtcGAAGTTCTTTTATTCTGATCAGCAACAACATCATCAGAATATTGAAGTCAAGCTAGTCCGTTCCCAAGACAACCTAGCTGATCTCTTCAcgaagtcattgcccaagtctacatttcagaagcttgtccaaAGAATTGGTATACATAAACATTCTGATTTGAAtagcttgtagttctcttatttggaagttttgtcatacttaaggggagtatccagaagtatacccACTTGattttaatgtacttttttttcctacgattatgagcatttttccaCTTGGTTTTTGCTACCCTAACGAGGTTTCGATAAGGCATCCATCCTAGGTTGATCATACCCTAATGAGGCTTACTATTTTCATCCcatatgacatttttttttttgacattatgcatacttctcacgtTTCTCCTTAGTTTATGTAGTTCACCTACTttaggttttaccataacgaggttttgtgagttttactacaatGCATAATTTCGttaatttgagactcgcattcaccTATTGTACTGACGGCTTTATCAACTGATCTACTTCACACGCTGAAGACCTGatgtgatattttgtttgagtatttacacactcaagggggagtgttgcagtcctattagattaggaatgccTTTTGACGATGGGATTTGTCTACTTTGTTTTTTCCCTTGCCATCATATCATATTTGGGATATCTTCCATATCTCTTAGATTAGATATTATCCTACTAGACTTGTAATCATATTGGGGTTAGAAATTTTCCTTCCTTACTACTATAAAGGCacaaggcacaatggggtgagataACACATGCCttacaattacacatctctttcTTTTCCCTCTATGCCGCCGCACCCcctctttgccctttatattactTAGTAAATTAGGCGTACAATAAACTTAAGCTTTTGTGATAACCACTAgtgtattttaaattgatgatctaTTTCATTCCTTGTATTCTTATAGGGCCGAAGATTGCAGTTGTAAACAATTCTTATAGGGCCGAAGATTGTAGTTGTAAACAATcactagaagaaaaaaactCATCTATCACGGTGAATGCCTGTAATAAATTGTAATCCACCACGGACACAGTGCCCGTTAGTATTATGGATGTGATAAAAAGTCCCAGTTTCTACCACGGGCAATGCCCGTTGTCAAATGCAATATAACCACGAATTGTACCGATTGTAGATTGAGATATAACACCATGTGCTATGGATGTTGTCGATTACTAATTGACCACAACTAATGCccgttataaattattttccaaaataataataataaaaaaactatttaacacacacacacacacatatatatatatatatatatatatatatatatatgttgtaggcctatttgattgaatgatcttagggtttagagagagggaCCGACGATATTCAGGGAGAAAAGAGAGTGATTTAATTGTAAGGTGTGtttgtatcaccccattgtgcctttatttatactagTAGGATGGGCAAAAACCTTACCCTTTTacgattacaacatttaataggtaatcaactcttaataggaatataaggtacattcccatatctactaggatttacacaatcacattcctattctaaatatgactgcaacactcctccttgagtgtgtaaatactcaacaaaccatcgcatcagatcttcagcaaataaggtagaatagttgatgaagtcattggcacAATGGGTGAAAGGGAGTATCAAATTTAAGAAAGTATGCATTTGtaataaaactcacaaaacctcgctatggtaaaacccaagagTATGGGagaaacccatagactaaggagaaaagtgagaagtatacataatgtctaaaaaaaacatcaaacaggacgaaagtagtgaacttaacggagtatgatcatcccaggatgtgtgcctcgttaaaacctcgttaggtagcaaaaccccagtgggaaaaatgttcctaatcgtaggaaaaagagtacattaagatcaagtgagtattcttctagatactccccctgagttagacataacttctaaataagagaactacaagcgattcaactcagataatttatgcataccgattccttggacaagcttctaaaaagtagacttgggcaacGACTTAGCgaagagatcggccaggttgtcctgggaacagatttgcttgatttcaatgttttgatgttgttgttgctagtgtgagtaaaagaactttggcactatgtgtttggtgttgtctcccttgatgtatcccttttaaactgctcgatacatgatgtattgtcttcaaagatcattgtaggaaggtcaacgactgatgtaagaccactagtgcttcaaATATGTTCCATAACTTCTAGGGATGGGCGCGGTTCGGTTTGGTgcagttttgagtgaaaccaaaaccaaaactgcAAGTTTTTGCAGtttggtttggtgcggttttgaggctaaaaccgaaatgaaaccaaacaatTTGGTTCAGTTTAGTTTAGTTTTAaacggttttggtttggtttcattgtTTGAAAAGCTATTATGGTTACCTAGTTGTATCTtatttcatccaattcaataaaaaagttttgGTGTTTAAACTTTTGACATTAAAAACAAGTCATTCGATAGCCCAAATGCAGCATTATTTATTGTAGTCAGCAACCAAGCATGCAATACACATTCAATCTTAAGTTCAAGAGAGTTCACATCATGATGCAGGGATTGAAATCGACATGCAGCCCTAAGTAATGTGAACATCTCCTTAATCAAGGGGACATATTTAATTCGTGTAGGTGTGTGTAATTGTGTATACTGGGCGGAAACCTATCTAGTATCCACCCATTATTCGCATGTTATAATAAAAATTGGAGGAAAATGAAATTTCAAGGCATGGCCATTCCAGTAAGCAACAAGCCTAATTAATACTTAATCTGCTAAATTTAATACTTAAATCTAATAAGAAGTGGATTATATCGACTAATCTAGGAACAGATATGacattttgtcttttttttgcAGAACCCGGGAACTTGAATCATATTCAATTTTACTCCGATTTATCAGGTTTATACATATGAATAATTTATTTACCAATCAACAACATTCTGACATTTTGATGTTCATGAACGAAGAAAATTGGAAGACTAACTAacgaaaaaccaaatccccattTGATTCAAAACCCAACCCTGAACTCTAGGAGCTAGGAGCTGGAATGAAAGGGAGGCCGAGAGAGAGAGTTAGAAGCTTAAATGAATAAAGTTGAGTAGTACAGactagaagaaagaaaagatagaGATTATGTGGAAATATTATGATAAGGTTGAGTCCATAGTAAATGTATGGACTCAATAAAATAACCAATTAGaatttaacatttaataaaGTTATGCGGTTTtggtttcggtgcggttttcaaaaggcaaaaccgaaaccaaaccgtttccTATTTTgtggttcggtttcaaaaccgaaaccatttcaaaaccgcaaaaccaaatcaTTCGGTGAGGTTTAATTTGGTttgtgtttcggtttcggttttcggttccaagtgcccacccctaataacttctctcagccaaaagcatccacgcgatgcttcatgcagggcgagaatctcagcatggttcaaCGAAGTCACAACTAGCATTTACTTGGTAGACCTTcaagatatagcggtgtctccaatggtaaagacataacccatttGAGAATAAGCCATATGTGGGTCAGATAGATATCCAACAtctgcataaccaacaaggcgaaaATCAATTCGAGGACTATAGAAGGCGGCAACACTCGAAGATTCGTGGGTATAGAACAAGCCTAAATCCATCATACCCTTAaggtagcggaaaatgtctttaacaccattccagtgcctGCGCATGGGCGCATTACTGTAcctagccaaaagattaacaatgAAGGAGATATCGGGTCTAGTgcactgagccaagtacaataaagccccaattgcacttaggtaaggaacttcggGTTCTAAAATCTCTTCCACATCCTCAtttggacggaagggatctcgtttagcatctagagtccgaatgaccatgggtgtactcgaaggctttgctttatcctcattaaaatgaCGCAACACCTTttaggtgtagttcgattgatgtactaagattccattcGAACAATGCTTGATCTCCagcatctcaaattctgatttcaagtgtgcagcaatttcctcaagctctgcgAGAGTCctgatgaggttcatgtcattgacatatactgcaacgattgcaaatccgaaatgtgacttcttcatgaacacgcatgggcataattcattattcacataaccctgacttgtcaaatattcactaagatagttataccacatccacccggattgtttcaatccgtagagtgacctcctcaacctaattgagagagtATTCCGTggtttagaactatttgaaccagtcaatggaagtccttctggaactttcatgtatatttccgtatctagatcctcatagagatacgcggttaccacgtccatgagctacatattcagtttttcagaaactaccaaactgataaggtagcgaaatGTTATAACGTCCATTACAGGGAATACGTCTCATCGTAATCAATCCTAAGGcattgagagaaaccttgcgctacgaagcgtgctttgtatcgcactatttcattcttctcattatgctTCCTCACGAAAACCTATTTGTAGCCAACGAGCTTCATGCGTGGTGGTGTAAGAACGATAGGTCCAAACACGTTATGCTTTGCgagcgaatcgagttcgacctggattgcttgtttccagtttgaccaattggttctacgtcgacattcatcgaTAGAACATGGTTCAATATCATcactaagcatgatgtcagtagctactgagtacATAAATGCATCGTCCACGATCATCTCATTcttattccaaacctcatccaatactgcgtagtggaccgaaatctcacgattctcaggAGGCCGGCATTTTTCATCTTAAGCATcatcgtaatctagaataaccttatGCATTGGAACAAATGAGTGAGCGATGATtggattcaaactagggtcactagttggtgccattttcctctttcgggattgtgaatcctttgaacgaaggggtctgccacgcatCAGGGTcggagcagatgattggctagctgcCAATATACCTTGCCGTGTGGAAAGTGCGGCTTCCCCACCTTCGAGGATTGTTTGGCCTTCCCAGGCAGGTTGTTAACGTATATggggtacatctatccttgcaggtgcggttgcagcgggtatatgtgatcttgtcacctttgctagatcattaaaaaCATCCgacatgctttgagcaatgctttGAAGATCTATAATTAGTTGCAACTCAGTTTCGGACTGAGCAGtatggggatctaaatgagacatagtgggagcataccatAACAATTCGTTGCGTTCTACGGgaacgttagcatgcttatctccccctaacgacgggaatactatctcatcaaagtgaccatccgtaaaatgtgttgtaaagagacctcctgtcaagggttctaagtaacgaacaattgatggcgaatcataactgacatagattctcatttttctttgagAACCCATTTTGGTATGTAGTGGCGGCGCTATTTGCACATAAATGGTGCATCCAAACACTTGTAAATGCAAGACATCAGGCTTGTATCCAATGACCAACTGTAACGGTAAATGTGGTTAGGTAACGGTGGGCCctaggcggaccaacatagttGCGTGAAATATTGCATATCCCTAGGCAGATAACGGCaatttggttctcataaccaaagtttgagctatcaattgaagacgctttatgaaagcttttaccaggccattttgggtgtgaacatagggtacaggatgttccacatcaatccctattgacatgcaataatcgttaacggtctgtgacgtaaactctccagtGTTATCTAGTCGAATTGACTTAATCAGATAATCAaggtggtgagcccttagcttaatgatttgagctaggagtttagcAAACGTGGTGTTGCGTGTGGACACAggaaaacatgtgaccatcgtgtCGATGcgtcaaccaacaccataaagtatctaaatggtccgcaggttggttggataggtccacaaatgtcccattGAATCCTTTAAAGAAACTTAGATGGGTCGTGAATGATCTTTGTATgtga
This is a stretch of genomic DNA from Malus domestica chromosome 02, GDT2T_hap1. It encodes these proteins:
- the LOC139191429 gene encoding secreted RxLR effector protein 161-like is translated as MVIRTLDAKRDPFRPNEDVEEILEPEVPYLSAIGALLYLAQCTRPDISFIVNLLARYSNAPMRRHWNGVKDIFRYLKGMMDLGLFYTHESSSVAAFYSPRIDFRLVGYADVGYLSDPHMAYSQMGYVFTIGDTAIS